One window from the genome of Cryptomeria japonica chromosome 6, Sugi_1.0, whole genome shotgun sequence encodes:
- the LOC131065816 gene encoding uncharacterized protein LOC131065816 gives MAYNKMPFGLSNAGATFQKVFERCREYSVSLNPKKTIFTIHEGKLLGYIVSKHGISIEPERITVILALPLPAHKKGLRTFIGRINFTRRFIPNIAALMQPLIAMLKKNILFQWTKEVKDFFLSKDINDKREGWIIKAMEYDISIKVTKLVRGKDLCEQLVGNAKDSKEEEQQVEIVLNNDEEPAIPAILATWNQQIVDYQQIGDCLEGLNKSKRRNRFSFQNYQVCGLKWAPTRIELSIPIITHRVTLINCQTSGTITSTVPYIVTQ, from the exons atggcttaCAATAAAATGCCCTTTGGACTGTCCAATGCAGGGGCAACGTTCCAGAAG GTATTTGAGAGATGCAGGGAGTACAGTGTTTCATTGAATCCCAAAAAGACCATATTTACTATCcatgaaggaaaattattgggatatattgtttcaaaacATGGTATTAGCATTGAGCCAGAAAGGATAACAGTCATACTTGCTTTACCCTTACCTGCACACAAGAAGGGACTTCGGACCttcataggtaggattaacttcaccagaaggtttattcctaatattgcagcATTAATGCAGCCACTTATAGCCATGCTTAAGAAGAATATTCTTTTTCagtggactaaggaag TGAAAGACTTCTTTCTCAGCAAAGACATAAATGATAAAAGAGAAGGTTGGATCATCAAAGCAATGGAGTATGACATCTCCATTAAGGTAACAAAGTTGGTTAGAGGCAAGGATTTGTGCGAACAGCTTGTTGGAAATGCAAAAGACAGCAAGGAAGAGGAACAACAAGTTGAAATAGTGCTAAATAATGATGAAGAACCCGCTATCCCAGCTATACTAGCAACTTGGAATCAACAGATTGTTGATTATCAGCAAATTGGTGACTGTCTGGAAGGTTTAAACAAATCAAAGAGAAG gaaTAGGTTTTCATTTCAGAACTATcaggtatgtgggttaaaatgggctcccacaaggatTGAGCTCAGCATACCAATTATCACTCATAGGGTGACACTAATCAACTGCCAGACATCGGGTACAATCACATCCACAGTCCCATATATTGTCACTCAATGA